Proteins from a genomic interval of Oceanispirochaeta crateris:
- a CDS encoding ATP-binding cassette domain-containing protein: protein MKSITKSFPGVKALDEVNIVVEKGEIHFIVGENGAGKSTLMKVLSGIYPYGDYDGDIIFDGQIKHFHGIKDSVSDGIVIINQELELFPNLSVYENIFVGHEIRNNLSIMNWDSTKKEAKKYLDMVGLDVDIYSLVGLLGVGKQQLVEIAKALSQNVKLLILDEPTAALNEDDSDNLLKLLVDLKKQGITSIMISHKLKEVEAIADSLTVLRDGKTVARMAKNEINERTIIKNMVGRDIEDIFPKRPQYTGGEVVLETVHLNAFDPSLNRYIVSNSNIKVRKGEVVGIAGLMGAGRTELAHSLFGNPKNYKISGSTIVFGKAVKLNSPKAAIENGIAYVSEDRKKDGLILEETIGQNITISSLKKISKIGIINFLTQNFFAEKYVNDLDIKTPSVLQQVKNLSGGNQQKVQVSKWLFANPKILILDEPTRGIDVGAKYEIYTIINDLVAKGMSIIIISSELPEILGMCDRVYVIAEGVQTAEFDIQDATPEKIMEKATV, encoded by the coding sequence ATGAAATCGATCACAAAATCCTTCCCGGGAGTGAAGGCCCTGGATGAAGTCAATATCGTGGTTGAAAAAGGTGAGATTCATTTTATTGTTGGTGAAAATGGAGCCGGAAAATCAACATTAATGAAAGTTCTAAGCGGTATATATCCCTATGGTGATTACGATGGAGATATCATTTTTGACGGCCAAATCAAACATTTTCACGGAATCAAAGATTCTGTTTCTGACGGCATTGTCATTATCAATCAGGAACTGGAGCTTTTTCCAAATCTCAGTGTCTATGAAAACATCTTTGTTGGACATGAAATCCGCAACAATTTATCAATCATGAATTGGGATTCAACAAAAAAGGAAGCCAAAAAATATCTGGATATGGTAGGCTTGGATGTTGATATTTACAGCCTTGTCGGCCTACTTGGTGTAGGGAAACAGCAATTGGTAGAGATTGCCAAGGCCTTAAGCCAAAATGTTAAACTATTAATCTTAGACGAACCAACTGCAGCGTTAAATGAAGACGATAGTGATAATTTGTTGAAACTACTTGTGGATCTCAAGAAGCAGGGAATCACTTCAATTATGATCTCACATAAACTAAAGGAAGTCGAAGCCATCGCAGATTCTCTCACTGTTTTACGGGATGGTAAGACAGTAGCCAGGATGGCCAAAAATGAGATCAACGAGCGGACAATCATCAAAAATATGGTCGGCCGTGATATTGAGGATATTTTTCCCAAAAGGCCTCAGTATACCGGGGGAGAGGTTGTGCTTGAAACAGTTCACCTAAATGCATTTGACCCTAGTCTAAACCGTTACATTGTAAGTAATTCAAATATCAAGGTCCGTAAAGGTGAAGTTGTAGGAATTGCAGGGTTGATGGGAGCAGGAAGAACTGAGCTAGCCCATAGCCTTTTTGGAAATCCAAAGAATTACAAAATTTCCGGTTCGACCATTGTATTTGGGAAAGCTGTCAAGCTGAATTCCCCTAAGGCAGCCATTGAAAATGGAATAGCCTATGTTTCTGAAGATAGAAAAAAAGATGGATTAATCCTTGAAGAAACAATCGGACAGAATATAACCATTTCTTCACTTAAAAAGATATCCAAAATAGGAATTATCAACTTCCTGACTCAGAATTTTTTTGCTGAGAAATATGTAAACGATTTAGATATAAAGACTCCTTCTGTTTTGCAACAGGTTAAAAACCTGAGCGGTGGAAATCAGCAAAAAGTTCAAGTGAGTAAGTGGTTATTTGCAAATCCCAAAATATTGATTTTAGATGAACCAACTCGTGGTATTGATGTGGGTGCAAAATATGAAATTTACACAATCATCAATGATCTGGTCGCTAAGGGCATGAGTATAATCATCATTTCTTCAGAGTTACCTGAGATTTTAGGAATGTGTGACAGAGTTTATGTTATCGCTGAGGGTGTTCAAACCGCTGAATTTGACATTCAGGATGCAACACCTGAGAAGATAATGGAAAAGGCAACTGTTTAG
- a CDS encoding substrate-binding domain-containing protein has protein sequence MTAIFLTVIFLLSCSAKKDSEKETIRIGFSAASETFLLERWDRDIKIFMHTARGLGAEVIFAKSPGNALDQIPQIQYLLKQDIDVLVVIPQDKVLLGGVIQKTIDRGIPVLSYDRPIMDVPITGYVSFDNHEVGRLLSSALISRVPVGNYLIVNGSIHDNNSFQVNNGLHEILDPLIAKGDVYLIDEIWLEHWSYDEALVEIGKVLERTEEIQAISAANDLIAQAAIRLLSERQLAGKVAVVGQDADLVSCQSIVEGTQLMTVYKPIQQLAARAAGLAVSMAKKEIPEPDRYIDNNSGKEIPFYVETPVPVYRETLDSTVIGDGFHSQEDVYRNATAQN, from the coding sequence ATGACTGCAATTTTCTTGACTGTTATTTTCCTACTCTCCTGCTCAGCTAAAAAGGATTCAGAAAAAGAAACAATCCGAATTGGATTTTCCGCTGCATCCGAGACATTTTTACTAGAGAGATGGGACCGCGATATAAAGATATTTATGCATACCGCCCGGGGGCTCGGAGCGGAGGTTATATTCGCCAAGTCTCCCGGAAATGCCCTGGATCAGATCCCTCAGATTCAATATCTGCTCAAGCAGGACATCGATGTACTCGTTGTCATACCCCAGGATAAGGTCCTCCTCGGAGGAGTTATTCAAAAGACGATAGATCGTGGGATTCCGGTTCTTTCTTACGACAGACCCATCATGGATGTCCCCATCACAGGATATGTCTCTTTTGACAACCATGAAGTGGGTAGACTCCTTTCGTCGGCCCTGATCTCCCGGGTCCCTGTGGGCAACTATTTGATAGTCAACGGTTCAATTCACGACAACAACAGCTTTCAGGTAAACAATGGCCTCCACGAGATTCTGGACCCCTTAATTGCAAAGGGGGATGTATACTTAATTGATGAAATTTGGCTTGAACATTGGAGCTATGATGAAGCCCTTGTGGAGATAGGCAAGGTTCTAGAGCGAACAGAAGAAATACAGGCAATTTCGGCAGCCAATGACCTCATCGCTCAGGCAGCTATCAGGCTCCTATCGGAAAGACAGTTGGCAGGAAAAGTGGCTGTCGTTGGACAGGATGCCGACCTGGTATCCTGTCAGAGCATTGTTGAGGGGACTCAATTGATGACTGTATACAAACCGATACAACAACTTGCCGCAAGGGCCGCGGGTTTGGCTGTATCCATGGCAAAAAAAGAAATCCCTGAACCCGATAGGTATATAGATAATAACAGCGGAAAGGAGATCCCTTTTTATGTGGAAACACCTGTCCCTGTCTATAGAGAAACACTGGATTCGACTGTTATCGGTGACGGTTTTCATTCTCAAGAAGATGTCTACCGGAACGCTACAGCACAAAACTAA
- a CDS encoding response regulator — protein MYRVMIVDDEEPVLDSFSFILKKYAHDFLLCGKARTGTEALKEIKDKNPDVVFMDIQMPGIDGIETIRQIQPLFPHIIFILATAYERFDIAQKAIQLGVFNYLVKPVSKNKILEVLGLVKEDLDKRKKENETLLEEEQFLKRTQNEKLNKFLTSLIWKNPDVDSWNDFCHLSSINCEKAAICLIGGISSVSEEIRREIFGSLVQKIHYKYNCFSTELGDKLILFFPEEREIKDLEKQLRQMTNEVHKVNLVFGLGGSYHFSEITKSVSEAFLPFSDPKENEERRNKEQRMIFSVLKGILTNDRTKGEELFENFWVSKFKQDEFNVAKGKMVALFTLILHEIENHLLIRSNFNIDPAEEIMPLKSMEEWELWAASAMTELFNLLDLQKSQTYPKPLKKALSYIAGNYNHQLQLTTVAEECSVTGSYLSRLFTEHLDTKFIDYLNRYRVNQAVLLLRDKNISIKEASFMVGYQNPNYFSRIFRKIMGISPSDL, from the coding sequence ATGTATCGAGTTATGATTGTTGATGATGAAGAACCCGTATTGGACAGCTTTAGTTTTATCTTAAAGAAATATGCCCATGACTTTCTACTCTGCGGCAAAGCCAGAACAGGGACAGAGGCCTTAAAAGAAATTAAGGATAAAAATCCCGATGTGGTATTTATGGATATACAAATGCCGGGGATAGACGGCATAGAGACAATTCGTCAAATTCAGCCTCTATTCCCCCATATTATTTTTATTCTGGCTACGGCCTATGAACGCTTTGATATTGCCCAGAAGGCGATTCAACTGGGAGTATTCAATTACCTTGTTAAGCCTGTATCCAAAAACAAGATTCTCGAAGTGCTGGGCTTGGTAAAAGAAGATCTGGACAAGAGAAAAAAGGAAAATGAAACACTACTAGAGGAAGAACAGTTTCTCAAAAGAACCCAGAATGAAAAATTGAATAAGTTTCTAACAAGTCTTATTTGGAAAAATCCGGATGTTGATTCATGGAACGATTTCTGCCATCTCTCTTCCATAAATTGTGAGAAAGCGGCCATCTGTCTCATAGGTGGGATTTCATCGGTTTCGGAGGAAATAAGAAGAGAAATATTTGGATCTCTAGTCCAAAAAATTCATTACAAATACAATTGTTTCTCCACAGAACTGGGGGATAAATTGATCCTCTTTTTCCCTGAAGAAAGGGAGATAAAAGACCTTGAGAAACAATTGAGACAGATGACCAATGAAGTGCATAAAGTGAATTTAGTCTTTGGGCTGGGAGGGTCTTATCATTTTTCTGAAATCACAAAATCTGTTTCTGAGGCATTCCTACCCTTTTCCGATCCCAAAGAGAATGAAGAGAGGAGAAACAAAGAACAGAGGATGATATTTTCTGTTCTGAAAGGGATTCTTACAAATGATAGAACAAAGGGTGAAGAGCTGTTTGAGAATTTCTGGGTATCCAAGTTCAAACAGGATGAGTTTAATGTAGCCAAAGGAAAAATGGTTGCGCTTTTTACCCTGATCCTTCATGAAATTGAAAATCATCTACTAATCAGGAGTAATTTTAACATTGATCCCGCCGAGGAGATCATGCCCCTCAAGTCCATGGAAGAGTGGGAGCTATGGGCGGCCTCGGCCATGACAGAACTCTTCAATCTCCTAGATCTACAAAAAAGCCAAACTTACCCGAAACCATTGAAGAAGGCACTTTCTTATATTGCGGGAAACTATAATCATCAACTGCAACTAACAACTGTTGCGGAAGAGTGTTCCGTGACAGGCAGTTATTTGAGTCGCTTGTTTACAGAACATCTGGATACAAAATTTATTGACTACTTAAACAGATACAGAGTGAATCAGGCTGTCCTCCTGCTGAGGGATAAAAATATTTCCATCAAAGAGGCATCATTTATGGTGGGCTACCAGAACCCAAACTACTTCAGCAGGATATTCCGTAAAATAATGGGCATATCTCCATCTGATCTTTAA